The nucleotide window ATCGCCGTCCGCGCCGGCGCACACACCGGGGCCGTGGACCACACCCGGCGATACCTCATCCCGCGCGACGCCAGCGCATCCAGGTTCGGAGTGGTCGCGTAGGCATCCCCGTAGGCGCCAAGCTGGGGCCCCGCGTCCTCCCACGTCAGCCAGAGGATGTTCGGCCGCTCAACCGCCATGGCCGCCGCCGCCGCCAGGGTGCAGGCCACGCCCAGCCCCGTCAGTGTGGACAGAAAGCGCATCGGCGTCTCCCCGTCACGGAAGTTCGCGAAGCCGCAGATGGCGCCACCGGATCTCCAGCGGATCCTCGCGGTTGCCCACCCCATGCACCTGCAGGCCGATGAACCCCGCCGGCGTCATCTCATCCTCCAGCTCCGCCGCCGACACCCCGTTGATCCAGGTCCGAATCCACGGTCCCCGCGCCTCAATCCGGAACCGGTTCCATTCGCCCGACCGGAATGCCGCCCGCGCCGCGTCGTTCTCCTTCAGATCCTTCAGCCAGCCGCGGCGCCCCTCATCGTAGATCCCGCCGCTCCAGGCCCGCGCCCCGGGATCGATCTCGATCTGATACCCATGCACCCGCCCCGCGGGAATGCGGATCGTCCGGTCTCCCACCTGAACCTCCCGCGCCTCGTCGTGGCACTCGCTCCGGATCTGGATCCCTGAGTTCAGGTTCGTCGCCACCTTGAACTCCAGTTCCAGCACGAAGTTGGTGAAGACACGCGTGGTGCAGAGAAACGAATTCGGCGTCCGCGGCACCGAGCGCCCCACCAGCTCCCCCCCTTCCACCACGTACTCCGCCCTGCCGCCCCGCTGCTCCCAGCCCGACAAGTCCCGGCCATTGAACAGTGAAATCCAACCGGACTCCTCCGCCGCCAGGGTCGTCGTGCCGGCACCCGCCGCCAGCCACGCCGCCATCCAAAGAATCCTGCCTGCGCATCGCTTCATGGGTCCCGCAAGCCCATCACACTTCGCGCCTCCTGCCGAGCCTCGATCGCACCCCCCCTCGCTTCACCCCTCGGAGGGACGAGCTCCGCGAGTCCTCAACCCAACGCACCACTCCCCCCATCAC belongs to Verrucomicrobiia bacterium and includes:
- a CDS encoding DUF1080 domain-containing protein, with translation MAAWLAAGAGTTTLAAEESGWISLFNGRDLSGWEQRGGRAEYVVEGGELVGRSVPRTPNSFLCTTRVFTNFVLELEFKVATNLNSGIQIRSECHDEAREVQVGDRTIRIPAGRVHGYQIEIDPGARAWSGGIYDEGRRGWLKDLKENDAARAAFRSGEWNRFRIEARGPWIRTWINGVSAAELEDEMTPAGFIGLQVHGVGNREDPLEIRWRHLRLRELP